From a region of the Marmota flaviventris isolate mMarFla1 chromosome 13, mMarFla1.hap1, whole genome shotgun sequence genome:
- the LOC114096586 gene encoding large ribosomal subunit protein eL15-like, translating into MGAYKYIQELCRKKQSDVMRFLLRVRCWQYRQLWALHRAPRPTRPDKARRLGYKAKQGYVIYRIRVRSGGRKRPIPKGATYGKPVHHGVNQLKFAGSLQSIADERVGRHCGALRVLNSYWVGEDSTYKFFEVILIDPFHKAIRRNPETQWITKPVHKHREMRDLTSAGQKSRGLGKGHKFHHTIGGFRGAAWRRRNNLQLHRFR; encoded by the coding sequence ATGGGCGCGTACAAGTATATCCAGGAGCTATGTAGGAAGAAGCAGTCGGATGTGATGCGCTTTCTTTTGCGGGTCCGCTGCTGGCAGTACCGCCAGCTCTGGGCGCTCCACAGGGCTCCCCGCCCCACTAGGCCGGATAAAGCGCGCAGACTGGGATACAAGGCCAAGCAAGGTTATGTCATATACAGGATTCGTGTGCGCAGTGGTGGCCGCAAACGCCCAATTCCTAAGGGTGCCACCTATGGCAAGCCTGTCCATCATGGTGTTAACCAGCTAAAGTTTGCAGGAAGCCTTCAGTCTATTGCTGATGAGCGAGTTGGACGCCACTGTGGGGCTCTGAGAGTCCTGAATTCTTATTGGGTTGGTGAAGATTCCACATACAAATTCTTTGAGGTTATCCTCATTGATCCATTCCATAAAGCTATCAGAAGAAATCCTGAAACCCAGTGGATCACTAAACCAGTCCACAAGCACAGGGAGATGCGCGACCTAACATCTGCAGGCCAGAAGAGTCGTGGCCTTGGAAAGGGCCACAAGTTCCACCACACTATTGGTGGTTTTCGCGGTGCAGCTTGGAGAAGGCGCAATAACCTCCAGCTCCACCGTTTTCGCTAA